One window from the genome of Enterobacteriaceae bacterium Kacie_13 encodes:
- a CDS encoding fimbrial protein — MKGKMKLLNLALLMSGSLFIQHVAVAQIGPGTARAIPTLRTAEGDTTTVKVTGTILSTPPCKINGDVDLTYNFNTVVIDTIPAGKDQITKTVPISCTSAPNPSINLTISGGTGVSGKDNILTTDQKGLGIALFNGDSNNAIKLGDNIKLSLTAGRVDFSLKAVVVNYDNSKLKSGTFRTFATLTTSYN, encoded by the coding sequence ATGAAAGGTAAAATGAAGTTACTCAATTTGGCTCTACTGATGTCCGGCAGTCTGTTTATCCAGCATGTTGCGGTGGCGCAAATTGGGCCTGGTACAGCACGCGCGATACCGACATTACGTACAGCGGAAGGGGACACCACTACTGTAAAAGTTACGGGGACAATACTGAGTACTCCGCCTTGTAAAATTAACGGTGATGTTGATCTGACTTACAATTTTAATACCGTAGTGATTGATACGATCCCAGCAGGGAAAGATCAGATAACAAAGACTGTGCCGATCAGTTGTACATCGGCCCCTAATCCCTCTATTAATCTCACCATAAGCGGAGGTACGGGTGTCAGTGGTAAAGATAATATTCTCACCACTGATCAGAAAGGGTTGGGGATCGCCTTGTTCAATGGTGACAGTAATAACGCGATTAAGCTGGGGGATAATATAAAACTCTCGCTCACAGCTGGACGGGTTGATTTCTCTCTAAAAGCGGTTGTTGTCAATTATGATAATTCAAAATTGAAATCAGGGACATTCAGAACTTTTGCTACCTTAACCACCAGTTATAATTAA
- a CDS encoding fimbria/pilus periplasmic chaperone translates to MKLLPHLLLGSALLMSVQASQAAIALDRTRAIFNGDQKSISLNINNENKQLPYLAQAWLEDKDHKKITSPLTVVPPVQRLEPGTKSQISVSGTPALASLPQDRESVFYFNVREIPPRSDKANVMQIALQTKIKLFYRPKAIVPAMGDVWQEQVTLTKTAQGYVIDNPTPYFVTVLNISGKPHGESSKNFQASMIAPKSSQQVTSAVYDTPYVTFVNDYGGRPELKFACSGAACHFVPTKA, encoded by the coding sequence ATGAAACTGTTACCCCATTTGCTGCTGGGCAGCGCGTTATTGATGAGCGTTCAGGCTTCACAGGCTGCTATCGCGCTCGATCGTACCCGAGCCATTTTTAATGGTGACCAAAAGTCGATCAGCCTGAACATCAACAATGAGAACAAGCAACTTCCTTATCTGGCGCAAGCCTGGCTGGAAGACAAAGACCATAAAAAAATCACCTCACCGCTGACGGTGGTTCCACCGGTACAACGTCTCGAGCCAGGAACGAAAAGTCAGATCAGTGTCTCGGGTACGCCAGCACTGGCGAGTTTGCCGCAAGACCGTGAATCCGTATTTTACTTCAATGTGCGTGAAATTCCGCCGCGCAGCGATAAAGCCAACGTGATGCAAATTGCTCTGCAGACCAAAATCAAACTGTTTTACCGCCCGAAGGCTATTGTTCCGGCAATGGGAGATGTCTGGCAGGAACAGGTCACACTGACCAAAACGGCACAGGGCTATGTGATTGATAACCCGACACCGTATTTCGTCACGGTGCTCAATATCAGCGGTAAGCCACATGGCGAATCCTCCAAAAATTTCCAGGCCTCCATGATTGCGCCGAAATCCAGTCAGCAGGTGACGTCGGCGGTGTATGACACCCCTTACGTGACCTTTGTGAATGATTACGGCGGCCGTCCCGAACTGAAGTTCGCCTGCAGCGGCGCAGCATGTCATTTCGTGCCAACTAAGGCCTGA
- a CDS encoding type 1 fimbrial protein, whose product MPKQVKILSAATTCLMLGVLVMGTLDYRLAHADIIDGWDVEGMHGQIAVTGSLSESPCKLRMDSVEQSITLDPVPSYRLKRVGSMSQAVPVHIRLTDCGAAGNMLRDDLHEEGVSYYPDQLTSFVTFNGVEDDSGDHLFKTTGEARGVALRLEDPQHHQVFPGEHSRTLLMNQGDSDVVFYAMLERTPLALKEGPYAAVLNFSLSYH is encoded by the coding sequence ATGCCAAAACAGGTCAAAATACTCAGTGCAGCGACCACGTGTCTGATGCTCGGCGTCCTGGTAATGGGCACGCTGGATTACCGTCTTGCTCACGCTGATATCATTGATGGCTGGGACGTTGAAGGGATGCACGGGCAGATTGCGGTCACCGGCTCACTGAGCGAATCGCCATGCAAGCTGCGGATGGACTCTGTCGAGCAGTCGATCACCCTCGATCCCGTTCCCAGCTACCGTCTGAAACGGGTCGGCAGCATGTCTCAGGCAGTGCCGGTGCATATTCGTTTAACCGACTGCGGCGCGGCCGGCAATATGCTGCGTGATGATTTGCACGAGGAAGGGGTTTCCTACTACCCGGATCAGTTAACGTCATTTGTGACCTTCAATGGGGTGGAAGACGATTCTGGCGACCATCTGTTTAAAACGACGGGTGAGGCACGTGGTGTGGCATTGCGTCTGGAAGACCCGCAGCACCACCAGGTATTTCCGGGTGAACATAGCCGGACGCTGTTAATGAATCAGGGCGACAGCGATGTCGTATTTTACGCCATGCTCGAACGTACTCCGTTGGCATTAAAAGAAGGCCCGTACGCAGCTGTACTGAATTTCAGTCTGAGCTATCACTGA